Proteins co-encoded in one Neodiprion lecontei isolate iyNeoLeco1 chromosome 3, iyNeoLeco1.1, whole genome shotgun sequence genomic window:
- the LOC107224275 gene encoding long-chain fatty acid transport protein 4 isoform X1, with protein MTELNKLLLSVGAVLLGGFLFTGNRRRMLYILYKTLPRDILGSFRFLRVNILLWWWESRGFTVAEVFARLATAHPDHAAFVFEDKEWTYQQLEEFSNRVARFFRSRQGLARGDSIALIMDSRPEYVGFWLGLSKVGLVAALVNTNLRHEVLIHSIRAADCKAVIFGSELADAVNEVKDGISGLTLYRWPDVPTSVRTSLPASIDLSIEFSKISGDKLSADGTQVKCSPRDKLIYIYTSGTTGMPKAAVITNLRYMLMSCGVHSMLGLRTTDRIYDALPLYHTAGGIVGAGQALLRGITVVLRRRFSASKFWPDCVHYECTVELRYKNTNDFSRRSRRDWLMFVAVLSLQVAQYIGEICRYLLAIPPSSTDTSHSVRLMFGNGLKAQIWGPFVERFRVKQIGEFYGATEGNSNLVNIDSRVGSVGFVPRYAGALYPVALLRVDEETGEPLRGPDGFCIPCQPGEAGVFVGKINPKKAVNDFSGYVDKKASEKKIILDVFKKGDRVFNSGDILVMDDFGYFYFKDRTGDTFRWRGENVATSEVEAVISNVVGLRDAAVYGVEVPGTEGKAGMAAIYDPERSLNLNKFAEAVKHALPAYARPLFIRILTEFSITGTFKIKKRDLQLEAFDVKKINDPVYFLDKTGFYVRLTEQLYTDIVEQRVRL; from the exons ATGACGGAGCTTAATAAGCTTCTGTTATCCGTCGGGGCCGTGCTACTCGGAGGTTTCCTATTCACCGGAAATCGACGAAGAATGCTTTATATACTCTACAAAACTCTACCAAGGGATATTCT AGGTTCGTTCAGGTTTTTGCGGGTTAACATTCTGCTCTGGTGGTGGGAATCTCGGGGGTTCACCGTCGCCGAGGTTTTCGCGCGGCTCGCTACCGCGCATCCTGACCACGCCGCATTCGTTTTCGAAGACAAGGAATGGACTTACCAACAG CTCGAGGAGTTCAGCAACCGGGTGGCGCGGTTTTTCCGTTCCAGACAGGGACTGGCCCGTGGTGATAGCATCGCTTTGATAATGGACAGCCGACCCGAGTACGTAGGTTTCTGGCTTGGACTGAGCAAAGTGGGCCTCGTTGCTGCCCTCGTCAACACGAATCTGCGTCACGAGGTCCTTATCCACAGCATCCGGGCAGCTGACTGTAAGGCAGTGATCTTTGGCTCGGAGCTTGCAGACG CCGTCAATGAGGTCAAGGATGGGATTTCCGGGCTGACGCTTTATCGGTGGCCGGATGTTCCTACTTCGGTGCGGACGTCATTGCCGGCGTCGATCGATCTTAGTAtcgaattttctaaaatatcaGGCGACAAGCTCTCCGCTGATGGAACGCAGGTCAAATGTAGTCCCCGGGACAAGctgatatatatttacaccTCGGGAACAACTGGAATGCCAAAAGCCGCTGTTATCACGAACCTCAG GTACATGTTGATGTCCTGTGGCGTCCATTCGATGCTTGGACTTCGGACGACTGATCGCATTTACGACGCGCTTCCACTTTACCATACCGCTGGTGGTATTGTCGGTGCGGGTCAGGCGCTTTTGCGTGGAATCACTGTCGTTCTTCGCCGTCGATTCAGCGCTTCCAAATTCTGGCCTGACTGTGTGCACTACGAGTGCACG GTTGAGCTTCGATATAAAAATACTAACGATTTCTCACGGCGTTCTCGAAGAGATTGGCTCATGTTTGTTGCGGTTTTATCGCTACAGGTGGCACAGTATATAGGAGAAATATGCCGCTATCTTCTGGCCATTCCTCCGAGTTCTACGGACACTTCCCATTCGGTACGGCTCATGTTTGGCAACGGACTTAAGGCCCAAATATGGGGGCCCTTTGTAGAGAGATTTCGCGTCAAACAGATAGGAGAGTTTTACGGCGCCACAGAAGGAAACTCGAATCTTG TCAATATTGACAGCCGCGTCGGTTCCGTGGGTTTCGTGCCCAGGTACGCTGGAGCACTTTATCCCGTTGCGTTGCTTCGAGTGGATGAGGAAACTGGCGAACCTCTGCGCGGTCCCGACGGCTTCTGCATCCCCTGTCAGCCAG GCGAGGCTGGGGTCTTCGTCGGTAAAATAAACCCGAAGAAGGCGGTGAATGACTTCAGTGGTTACGTTGACAAGAAAGCTTCCGAGAAGAAGATCATTCTTGATGTATTTAAGAAGGGTGATCGAGTATTCAATTCTG GTGATATTTTGGTGATGGATGACTTTGGGTATTTCTACTTCAAAGACAGAACTGGAGATACTTTTAGATGGCGTGGAGAAAACGTCGCGACCTCGGAGGTCGAGGCCGTCATCAGTAACGTAGTTGGTCTTAGGGACGCCGCCGTCTACGGAGTCGAG GTACCTGGGACCGAGGGTAAAGCTGGAATGGCCGCTATCTATGACCCCGAGCGCTCGCTGAACCTTAACAAGTTTGCGGAAGCCGTGAAACACGCCTTGCCAGCCTATGCACGACCCCTCTTCATCCGCATTCTAACCGAGTTTTCAATAACGG GGACTTTCAAGATAAAGAAGCGGGACTTGCAGCTCGAGGCTTTCGATGTTAAAaag ATCAACGATCCTGTATACTTTTTGGACAAAACTGGGTTCTACGTTAGACTCACAGAGCAGCTTTACACCGACATCGTGGAGCAAAGAGTTCGATTATAG
- the LOC107224275 gene encoding long-chain fatty acid transport protein 4 isoform X2 yields the protein MTELNKLLLSVGAVLLGGFLFTGNRRRMLYILYKTLPRDILGSFRFLRVNILLWWWESRGFTVAEVFARLATAHPDHAAFVFEDKEWTYQQLEEFSNRVARFFRSRQGLARGDSIALIMDSRPEYVGFWLGLSKVGLVAALVNTNLRHEVLIHSIRAADCKAVIFGSELADAVNEVKDGISGLTLYRWPDVPTSVRTSLPASIDLSIEFSKISGDKLSADGTQVKCSPRDKLIYIYTSGTTGMPKAAVITNLRYMLMSCGVHSMLGLRTTDRIYDALPLYHTAGGIVGAGQALLRGITVVLRRRFSASKFWPDCVHYECTVAQYIGEICRYLLAIPPSSTDTSHSVRLMFGNGLKAQIWGPFVERFRVKQIGEFYGATEGNSNLVNIDSRVGSVGFVPRYAGALYPVALLRVDEETGEPLRGPDGFCIPCQPGEAGVFVGKINPKKAVNDFSGYVDKKASEKKIILDVFKKGDRVFNSGDILVMDDFGYFYFKDRTGDTFRWRGENVATSEVEAVISNVVGLRDAAVYGVEVPGTEGKAGMAAIYDPERSLNLNKFAEAVKHALPAYARPLFIRILTEFSITGTFKIKKRDLQLEAFDVKKINDPVYFLDKTGFYVRLTEQLYTDIVEQRVRL from the exons ATGACGGAGCTTAATAAGCTTCTGTTATCCGTCGGGGCCGTGCTACTCGGAGGTTTCCTATTCACCGGAAATCGACGAAGAATGCTTTATATACTCTACAAAACTCTACCAAGGGATATTCT AGGTTCGTTCAGGTTTTTGCGGGTTAACATTCTGCTCTGGTGGTGGGAATCTCGGGGGTTCACCGTCGCCGAGGTTTTCGCGCGGCTCGCTACCGCGCATCCTGACCACGCCGCATTCGTTTTCGAAGACAAGGAATGGACTTACCAACAG CTCGAGGAGTTCAGCAACCGGGTGGCGCGGTTTTTCCGTTCCAGACAGGGACTGGCCCGTGGTGATAGCATCGCTTTGATAATGGACAGCCGACCCGAGTACGTAGGTTTCTGGCTTGGACTGAGCAAAGTGGGCCTCGTTGCTGCCCTCGTCAACACGAATCTGCGTCACGAGGTCCTTATCCACAGCATCCGGGCAGCTGACTGTAAGGCAGTGATCTTTGGCTCGGAGCTTGCAGACG CCGTCAATGAGGTCAAGGATGGGATTTCCGGGCTGACGCTTTATCGGTGGCCGGATGTTCCTACTTCGGTGCGGACGTCATTGCCGGCGTCGATCGATCTTAGTAtcgaattttctaaaatatcaGGCGACAAGCTCTCCGCTGATGGAACGCAGGTCAAATGTAGTCCCCGGGACAAGctgatatatatttacaccTCGGGAACAACTGGAATGCCAAAAGCCGCTGTTATCACGAACCTCAG GTACATGTTGATGTCCTGTGGCGTCCATTCGATGCTTGGACTTCGGACGACTGATCGCATTTACGACGCGCTTCCACTTTACCATACCGCTGGTGGTATTGTCGGTGCGGGTCAGGCGCTTTTGCGTGGAATCACTGTCGTTCTTCGCCGTCGATTCAGCGCTTCCAAATTCTGGCCTGACTGTGTGCACTACGAGTGCACG GTGGCACAGTATATAGGAGAAATATGCCGCTATCTTCTGGCCATTCCTCCGAGTTCTACGGACACTTCCCATTCGGTACGGCTCATGTTTGGCAACGGACTTAAGGCCCAAATATGGGGGCCCTTTGTAGAGAGATTTCGCGTCAAACAGATAGGAGAGTTTTACGGCGCCACAGAAGGAAACTCGAATCTTG TCAATATTGACAGCCGCGTCGGTTCCGTGGGTTTCGTGCCCAGGTACGCTGGAGCACTTTATCCCGTTGCGTTGCTTCGAGTGGATGAGGAAACTGGCGAACCTCTGCGCGGTCCCGACGGCTTCTGCATCCCCTGTCAGCCAG GCGAGGCTGGGGTCTTCGTCGGTAAAATAAACCCGAAGAAGGCGGTGAATGACTTCAGTGGTTACGTTGACAAGAAAGCTTCCGAGAAGAAGATCATTCTTGATGTATTTAAGAAGGGTGATCGAGTATTCAATTCTG GTGATATTTTGGTGATGGATGACTTTGGGTATTTCTACTTCAAAGACAGAACTGGAGATACTTTTAGATGGCGTGGAGAAAACGTCGCGACCTCGGAGGTCGAGGCCGTCATCAGTAACGTAGTTGGTCTTAGGGACGCCGCCGTCTACGGAGTCGAG GTACCTGGGACCGAGGGTAAAGCTGGAATGGCCGCTATCTATGACCCCGAGCGCTCGCTGAACCTTAACAAGTTTGCGGAAGCCGTGAAACACGCCTTGCCAGCCTATGCACGACCCCTCTTCATCCGCATTCTAACCGAGTTTTCAATAACGG GGACTTTCAAGATAAAGAAGCGGGACTTGCAGCTCGAGGCTTTCGATGTTAAAaag ATCAACGATCCTGTATACTTTTTGGACAAAACTGGGTTCTACGTTAGACTCACAGAGCAGCTTTACACCGACATCGTGGAGCAAAGAGTTCGATTATAG